Proteins encoded within one genomic window of Halocatena marina:
- the uvrA gene encoding excinuclease ABC subunit UvrA, which yields MSEFIEVRGAEEHNLKDIDVSIPREEFTVVTGLSGSGKSSLAFETVYAEGQRRYIESLSAYARNFLGQMDKPQVETVEGLSPAISIDQKNAANNPRSTVGTVTELHDYLRLLYARIGTPHCPECGREVGEQSAQNMVRRLFELPEGTRAKIAAPVVRDQKGAFADLFDELVSEGYARVEVDGDEYDLTLEKPELDDNFDHTVDVIVDRITVTESARSRITDSVETALTEADGILKVILPNPPEQVELGAKTRSTGDLSGTNTSSRAETETKTKTKTETNSAADTDRLVVEFSEELACTHCGIDLPEIETRSFSFNSPHGACPDCEGIGETKEIDESFVITDSSKPLRDVFEPWSYHRSYYQTRLDAVAAHFDVSLGTPFEDINKEVRRAFLYGTSEDVVFKRQTKNGIRRKEKPFEGIIPNLERRYVETDSQGTRDHIEEYMATTTCPSCNGTRLKPASRSVLVNQTAITEVNQMSIGDALAHFEGWEAQLTERERIIAAEILKEIRSRLGFMCEVGLDYLTLDREASTLSGGESQRIRLATQIGSGLVGVLYVLDEPSIGLHQRDNDRLLNTLEELRDLGNTLLVVEHDTETMYRADTIIDMGPGPGKRGGEVVVNGDVDEVMATEESITGEYLAGQREIPVPSERREHSGHLAIRGARQHNLRDLDIQIPLGNFTAITGVSGSGKSTLLHEVLYKGLVRRMNDTDVNPGEHDDIKNIDLIETVRLIDQSPIGRTPRSNPATYTGVFDYIRELFAETKLAKQRGYKKGRFSFNVKGGRCEACGGQGTVKIEMNFLSDVYVPCEECDGARYNDETLDVTYRGKTISEVLELSVEEAYDFFEHDTRIERRLKLLRDVGLDYMKLGQPSTTLSGGEAQRIKLAEELGKRDTGDTLYLLDEPTTGLHSEDERKLIDVLQRLVDNGNTVVVVEHELDLVKNADHIIDLGPEGGEEGGDLVVAGTPEVVARDDDSYTGHYLRDLLPSVDLDGPRKKRVRAAVSDD from the coding sequence ATGAGTGAGTTCATCGAGGTCCGGGGTGCTGAGGAGCACAATCTTAAGGACATCGACGTGTCCATCCCACGCGAGGAGTTCACCGTCGTCACAGGACTATCGGGATCGGGTAAGTCATCACTCGCGTTCGAGACTGTTTACGCGGAGGGTCAACGTCGGTATATCGAGAGCCTCTCAGCGTATGCTCGGAACTTCCTCGGACAGATGGACAAGCCGCAAGTCGAGACGGTTGAAGGGCTTTCACCAGCGATCTCGATCGATCAGAAAAACGCTGCCAACAATCCGCGATCGACCGTCGGAACGGTCACCGAACTCCACGACTATCTTCGCTTGCTCTACGCTCGCATTGGAACACCACACTGCCCTGAGTGCGGTCGTGAGGTGGGCGAACAGAGTGCCCAGAATATGGTTCGTCGTCTCTTCGAACTCCCAGAAGGAACGCGAGCAAAGATCGCCGCCCCTGTGGTCCGCGATCAGAAAGGAGCATTCGCCGATCTGTTCGATGAACTCGTCTCCGAGGGATACGCACGCGTCGAAGTGGATGGAGATGAGTACGACCTGACGCTCGAAAAGCCAGAGCTGGACGACAACTTCGATCATACGGTGGATGTCATCGTCGACCGTATCACGGTCACAGAGAGTGCTCGCTCGCGCATTACCGACAGCGTCGAGACAGCACTTACCGAAGCAGATGGAATTCTGAAAGTGATTCTCCCGAATCCACCGGAACAGGTCGAATTGGGGGCCAAAACACGCTCGACAGGCGACCTTTCAGGGACGAATACGAGCTCGAGAGCAGAAACAGAAACGAAAACGAAAACGAAAACGGAAACGAATTCAGCGGCTGATACTGACCGTCTTGTCGTGGAATTCTCGGAGGAGCTCGCCTGTACACACTGTGGTATTGATCTTCCCGAGATCGAGACCCGGAGCTTTTCGTTCAACAGCCCGCACGGTGCGTGTCCTGACTGTGAAGGAATCGGTGAGACCAAAGAAATCGACGAGTCGTTTGTGATCACGGACTCCTCAAAGCCACTTCGAGACGTTTTCGAGCCATGGAGCTATCACCGGTCGTACTACCAGACGCGGCTCGATGCGGTTGCTGCTCACTTCGATGTGAGTCTCGGGACACCATTTGAAGACATCAACAAAGAGGTACGTCGAGCGTTTCTCTACGGTACGAGCGAGGATGTCGTGTTCAAGCGACAGACGAAAAACGGCATTCGGCGCAAAGAGAAACCATTCGAGGGTATTATTCCGAATCTCGAACGGCGGTACGTCGAAACCGACTCGCAGGGCACGCGAGATCACATCGAGGAGTACATGGCAACGACCACGTGCCCATCGTGTAACGGGACGCGGCTCAAACCCGCAAGCCGGTCAGTGCTAGTCAATCAAACAGCTATCACCGAGGTGAATCAGATGAGTATCGGTGATGCGCTTGCCCATTTCGAGGGATGGGAAGCGCAGTTGACCGAGCGCGAGCGAATCATTGCGGCAGAGATTCTCAAGGAGATCCGCTCTCGCCTCGGATTCATGTGCGAGGTTGGTCTTGATTACCTGACGCTCGACCGTGAGGCATCGACGCTGTCCGGTGGTGAAAGCCAGCGCATTCGGCTGGCAACGCAGATTGGCTCCGGTCTTGTCGGCGTCCTCTACGTCCTCGATGAGCCGTCAATCGGTCTTCATCAGCGCGACAACGACCGACTCCTCAATACACTCGAAGAGCTGCGTGATCTCGGTAACACGCTCCTCGTCGTCGAGCACGACACCGAGACCATGTACCGGGCGGATACGATCATCGACATGGGACCGGGTCCCGGAAAACGCGGCGGGGAAGTCGTCGTCAACGGCGACGTTGATGAAGTCATGGCCACAGAGGAAAGCATTACTGGCGAGTATCTCGCTGGGCAGCGGGAAATCCCTGTGCCATCAGAACGCCGAGAGCACTCTGGACATCTGGCTATTCGAGGAGCCCGACAGCACAACCTCCGTGATCTCGACATCCAGATCCCGCTTGGAAACTTCACGGCAATCACCGGTGTTTCCGGCTCCGGAAAGTCCACACTGTTGCATGAGGTGCTGTACAAAGGACTCGTCCGACGAATGAACGATACGGATGTCAATCCCGGCGAACACGACGACATCAAGAATATCGATCTGATCGAAACGGTGCGGCTCATCGACCAGAGTCCGATCGGACGCACCCCGCGATCGAATCCAGCGACATACACCGGTGTCTTCGATTACATTAGGGAGCTGTTCGCCGAGACGAAGCTCGCAAAACAGCGCGGGTACAAGAAAGGGCGGTTCTCGTTCAACGTCAAGGGTGGACGATGTGAAGCCTGCGGTGGTCAGGGGACGGTGAAAATCGAGATGAACTTCCTCTCAGACGTGTACGTGCCTTGTGAGGAGTGCGATGGTGCGCGGTACAACGACGAGACACTCGACGTTACATACCGAGGAAAAACCATTTCAGAGGTCCTTGAGTTGAGCGTCGAGGAGGCATACGACTTTTTCGAGCACGACACGCGCATCGAACGTCGCCTGAAACTGCTTCGAGACGTCGGGCTCGACTACATGAAGCTCGGCCAGCCCTCGACGACGCTTTCGGGCGGTGAAGCACAGCGAATCAAGCTCGCAGAGGAACTCGGAAAGCGTGACACCGGTGACACGCTCTATCTGCTCGATGAGCCGACAACGGGCTTGCATTCTGAAGACGAACGCAAACTCATTGATGTGCTCCAACGCCTCGTCGACAACGGCAACACGGTGGTCGTCGTCGAACACGAACTCGATCTCGTGAAGAACGCAGACCACATCATCGACCTCGGACCGGAAGGCGGTGAGGAAGGTGGTGACCTCGTTGTGGCAGGGACGCCCGAAGTGGTTGCGCGAGACGATGACTCCTACACCGGACACTACTTACGCGATCTGTTGCCGAGCGTCGATCTCGACGGCCCACGAAAGAAACGCGTACGGGCGGCTGTGAGCGATGACTGA
- a CDS encoding HVO_0416 family zinc finger protein, with the protein MVLGKDDMFDTFLSQRGHRTESERVGWEKDYNKKQCPECGGLHDSSATECSVCGWTPYEPS; encoded by the coding sequence ATGGTGCTTGGGAAAGACGATATGTTCGACACGTTTCTTTCACAGCGTGGACACAGAACCGAATCCGAGCGGGTGGGCTGGGAGAAGGACTATAACAAAAAGCAGTGTCCGGAGTGTGGCGGGTTGCACGATTCGTCTGCCACAGAGTGTTCAGTCTGTGGCTGGACGCCGTATGAGCCAAGCTGA
- a CDS encoding LURP-one-related/scramblase family protein: MAVNTEDVLKGVELDGDEYTVVQSLIRNKYKAYDANGELVLQGKQKMFKLKEEFPFLDGDGNPAFTVKAGGILDVAGNYMLVDDVTEEPVVVLDKNWKLFMHKWKIRDPNSEALIATISSTSKLVDVLRHIPYIGIIFQLIPHEYEITDADDTHVGSVEGEFSLKDQYTVTIDDASDIPKEAIVAAAMVIDAIEGN; encoded by the coding sequence GTGGCGGTTAATACCGAGGATGTTCTGAAAGGTGTCGAGTTGGACGGTGATGAGTACACGGTCGTGCAGTCGTTGATCCGGAACAAGTACAAGGCATACGACGCGAACGGTGAGCTCGTCCTTCAGGGCAAGCAGAAAATGTTCAAGCTCAAGGAGGAGTTTCCGTTCCTAGACGGTGACGGCAATCCGGCGTTCACTGTGAAGGCTGGAGGGATCCTTGACGTTGCCGGGAACTACATGCTCGTTGACGATGTCACCGAGGAGCCGGTGGTCGTCCTCGATAAAAACTGGAAGCTGTTCATGCACAAGTGGAAAATTCGTGATCCGAACTCGGAGGCGCTTATCGCCACCATTAGTTCGACCAGTAAGCTCGTGGACGTGCTACGACACATCCCGTACATCGGTATCATCTTCCAACTCATTCCACACGAGTACGAAATCACCGATGCGGACGATACTCACGTTGGCTCTGTTGAGGGAGAGTTCTCGCTCAAAGATCAGTACACGGTTACGATAGACGATGCATCCGACATACCGAAGGAAGCTATCGTTGCGGCCGCGATGGTCATCGATGCGATCGAAGGAAACTGA
- a CDS encoding DUF4013 domain-containing protein gives MLENALLYPRRDGGWRTILIGGILSFFGFLILPIFLLHGYTVRLLRSAALDVDEPPQFNDWGELFVDGLKAFAINIVYIFVPYVLVLISVGLTVLVGEAVFGGGAAVAGLSILVGLVAMVFLLVVACTLPVALTNFAVEDRLGAAFEVKKIISAVFTREYGIAVLLSIGVGVIVVVAFTIVGLIIQLIFIAAILGATGGAGGDPTMGLGASFIGIIGFMVMIGAILIGIFVGFYIHMVVYYLLGQGCGPSLVSTPQIESSTSE, from the coding sequence ATGTTAGAGAATGCACTGTTGTATCCACGGCGTGATGGCGGGTGGCGAACGATACTGATTGGAGGGATATTGTCATTTTTTGGATTTCTCATCCTTCCGATTTTTCTATTGCACGGGTATACCGTCCGGTTGCTCCGATCGGCTGCGCTGGACGTAGATGAGCCACCTCAGTTCAACGATTGGGGTGAACTGTTCGTTGACGGGCTCAAGGCTTTTGCTATCAACATCGTATACATCTTCGTCCCGTATGTGCTCGTGCTCATCTCCGTGGGACTCACTGTGTTGGTTGGTGAAGCAGTGTTTGGGGGCGGAGCCGCTGTGGCTGGTCTCTCGATCTTGGTCGGTCTCGTCGCAATGGTGTTTCTGCTTGTCGTAGCTTGCACACTTCCAGTCGCGTTGACCAACTTCGCGGTCGAGGACCGCCTTGGCGCAGCATTCGAGGTTAAAAAAATCATCAGCGCAGTGTTTACTCGTGAGTACGGTATCGCTGTGCTCCTCTCAATCGGTGTCGGGGTTATTGTCGTCGTTGCGTTCACCATCGTCGGACTTATCATTCAACTCATCTTCATCGCTGCTATATTAGGCGCAACCGGGGGAGCAGGCGGCGACCCGACGATGGGTCTCGGTGCGTCGTTCATCGGCATCATTGGTTTCATGGTTATGATCGGTGCCATTCTTATCGGGATATTTGTCGGATTTTATATACATATGGTCGTATACTATCTCCTCGGTCAGGGATGTGGACCTTCGCTCGTGAGTACTCCTCAAATTGAGAGTTCGACTTCTGAGTAG
- a CDS encoding UvrD-helicase domain-containing protein translates to MTQTRVTRLFGGPGCGKTTALLDRVDEMLESGVQIEDILIVSYTRAAAAEVRERLAERLDRSPRSLRSNVCTMHAKAYELLNLSRQDVVSEKHKQEFCEDYGLEYEDEYDSSRRRSSRSTTIGNKIIATSQWLQRTRREVSEWHDVPFQWDVETVRLPPDIDPNAQTGNKYTPTWSTDDDRIDVPQTISAWRSYKGANDLIGFADMLKRVQQRSLVPSVDYLVIDEFQDITTLQYSVYDEWKSHMEKVLIAGDDDQVVYAWQGADPMLLLEEGGENIVLDTSYRLPSRILNVVNREISHVEKRQEKNFLPRMEGGVVEAVRNPSMYDLMRNVRATIEEDDGSVMVLFRARYQMFQFMDEFIDQGIPFRTMTDQRMWTDRLTDYINAVEALEDDEPLTALQARRLAEMLDSAAFGTGERDDLFDAVDERQESVGIDDLNEIEVKPSFVKEHAPFAPGRSSADDMVHKVTNYQKRSIRAYFSGPYQDIDRARVRVGTIHSAKGREADHVFVATDLTEKVVEQMAATVDNQENVPGVEQFTKHTDPVPTLTDNERRVFYVGMSRARERLVILENLVDGAPTLPIDVLLNNQPSDRALEELVAEAQEPPVTAS, encoded by the coding sequence ATGACTCAGACGCGTGTGACTCGGTTGTTCGGCGGACCGGGATGTGGGAAAACGACGGCATTACTTGACCGTGTCGATGAGATGCTCGAATCGGGTGTCCAGATCGAGGATATTCTCATCGTTTCGTACACCCGTGCAGCGGCCGCAGAGGTGCGAGAGCGGTTGGCAGAGCGCCTCGATCGCAGTCCTCGATCGCTCCGGAGCAACGTCTGTACGATGCACGCGAAAGCATACGAGCTCCTCAATCTCTCCCGGCAAGACGTGGTGAGCGAGAAACACAAACAGGAGTTCTGTGAGGATTACGGCCTCGAGTACGAGGACGAGTACGACTCATCTCGTCGCCGATCATCGCGGTCGACGACAATCGGCAACAAGATTATCGCAACGAGTCAGTGGCTCCAGCGTACCCGCCGTGAGGTCTCCGAGTGGCACGATGTTCCGTTCCAGTGGGATGTCGAGACGGTTCGACTTCCACCAGATATCGACCCGAACGCCCAAACAGGAAACAAGTACACACCGACGTGGTCGACTGATGACGATCGCATCGACGTGCCCCAGACAATCAGTGCGTGGCGAAGCTATAAGGGTGCGAACGATCTCATCGGATTCGCGGATATGCTTAAACGAGTACAACAGCGCTCACTCGTTCCATCGGTTGATTACCTCGTTATCGACGAGTTTCAGGATATCACAACCCTCCAGTACTCAGTCTACGACGAGTGGAAATCACACATGGAAAAAGTGCTCATTGCCGGTGATGACGACCAGGTCGTCTATGCATGGCAGGGTGCCGATCCCATGTTGCTCCTCGAAGAGGGAGGAGAAAACATCGTTCTGGATACGTCCTATCGACTTCCTTCACGCATTCTCAACGTCGTGAACCGCGAAATTTCCCACGTCGAGAAGCGCCAAGAGAAAAATTTCCTCCCACGTATGGAGGGTGGCGTAGTCGAGGCCGTCCGCAATCCTTCGATGTACGATTTGATGCGCAACGTCCGTGCGACGATCGAAGAGGACGACGGCAGTGTTATGGTTCTCTTTCGGGCACGCTATCAGATGTTCCAGTTCATGGATGAGTTCATCGATCAGGGCATCCCGTTTCGGACGATGACCGACCAGCGAATGTGGACCGACCGTCTTACGGACTACATCAACGCGGTCGAAGCACTCGAAGACGACGAACCACTCACGGCGCTCCAAGCGCGACGACTCGCAGAGATGCTCGATAGTGCTGCGTTCGGGACAGGAGAGCGTGATGATCTGTTCGATGCAGTCGACGAGCGACAGGAGTCGGTGGGCATCGATGATCTCAACGAGATCGAAGTCAAGCCGTCGTTCGTCAAAGAGCACGCTCCGTTTGCGCCGGGTCGTTCGAGCGCCGACGACATGGTTCATAAGGTTACGAACTACCAGAAGCGATCGATCCGGGCGTACTTCTCCGGTCCGTATCAGGATATTGACCGCGCTCGTGTTCGTGTGGGTACAATCCATAGTGCGAAGGGTCGAGAGGCAGACCACGTCTTCGTCGCCACCGACCTCACCGAAAAAGTCGTCGAGCAGATGGCTGCCACAGTGGATAACCAAGAGAATGTCCCCGGTGTCGAGCAGTTCACAAAACACACCGATCCCGTTCCGACACTGACTGACAACGAACGACGCGTCTTTTACGTTGGTATGTCCCGGGCCCGCGAACGGCTCGTTATTCTCGAAAATCTCGTCGACGGCGCACCAACGCTCCCGATCGATGTGCTTCTCAACAACCAACCGTCGGACCGCGCGCTCGAAGAGCTCGTCGCCGAGGCACAAGAACCACCTGTAACAGCTTCGTGA
- a CDS encoding YCF48-related protein: MYAAFENAFLTDNGGWKRRDPPTDAQIQCLDASNEVPERIFCGTFGDGLYRSVDSGETWEHVDVATNVMSLTVDPHDPDEVWLGTEPSAVYHSTDGGETWAEKPGLTDLPSASEWYFPPRPDTHHTRWIAVDPGDPEHLYVGIEAGALVQTHDKGETWEDRVSTARLDNHTLATHPDAPDRAYSAAGDGYAETHDKGETWTYPQDGLKHRYVWSIAVDSADPDTVLVSSASGARRAHASSNPESYVYRRDNGGTWQQCLEGLPGPDGMIRPVLAAGAAHEFYALTNRGLYRSSDSGEHWHDLGIEWDESLTTQRPRGLACIK; the protein is encoded by the coding sequence ATGTACGCGGCCTTCGAAAACGCATTTTTGACCGACAATGGCGGGTGGAAACGACGAGATCCACCGACAGATGCACAGATCCAGTGTCTCGACGCTTCAAACGAAGTGCCAGAGCGCATCTTCTGTGGAACGTTCGGTGACGGTCTCTACCGATCCGTGGATTCGGGCGAGACGTGGGAACACGTGGATGTGGCCACGAACGTGATGTCGCTCACAGTCGATCCACACGACCCCGATGAGGTTTGGCTCGGAACCGAACCGAGCGCAGTTTATCACTCGACAGACGGTGGCGAGACGTGGGCCGAGAAGCCGGGACTGACGGACCTCCCGTCAGCTTCGGAGTGGTATTTCCCACCACGACCGGACACCCACCACACTCGGTGGATTGCCGTCGATCCAGGGGATCCAGAGCATCTGTACGTCGGCATCGAAGCAGGTGCACTCGTTCAGACACACGATAAGGGCGAGACGTGGGAGGACCGCGTCTCTACTGCACGGCTGGATAATCACACGCTCGCCACCCACCCCGACGCTCCCGACCGAGCGTATTCCGCCGCTGGCGACGGATACGCCGAAACACACGACAAAGGTGAAACGTGGACATATCCACAGGACGGGCTGAAACACCGCTACGTATGGAGTATTGCCGTCGATTCTGCAGATCCAGACACGGTGCTCGTCTCGTCGGCGAGTGGCGCACGGCGTGCGCACGCTTCTAGTAATCCAGAATCGTACGTCTACCGACGAGACAATGGTGGGACGTGGCAGCAGTGCCTCGAGGGCCTTCCAGGACCCGATGGAATGATACGGCCGGTTCTGGCAGCGGGTGCTGCACACGAGTTCTATGCACTGACCAACCGGGGGCTCTATCGGTCTTCGGATTCGGGCGAACACTGGCACGATCTCGGAATCGAGTGGGATGAATCGCTCACAACACAGCGACCCCGAGGACTCGCCTGTATCAAGTAA
- a CDS encoding riboflavin synthase, with product MFTGIVEETGEVVAVTDADGGRRIRVAGSFSDELTTGQSIAVSGCCLTVEDHDDDSFELFLSRETTERTYLGTIEAGDNVNLERALSANGRFDGHVMQGHVDATAEVARIERIGDDWTFEFSLPGDLDQYVVEKGSIAVDGISLTVTDNQDEDRTATETGSQTFSTAIIPTTYELTNLSEKQVGDPVHLEVDILAKYVEGMLSDHETARDRLNPANPGPTP from the coding sequence ATGTTCACTGGAATCGTCGAGGAAACTGGCGAAGTCGTCGCGGTCACCGACGCGGATGGGGGGCGTCGGATCCGCGTCGCGGGCTCGTTTTCGGATGAACTCACCACCGGACAGAGCATCGCTGTCAGTGGCTGCTGTCTCACCGTCGAAGATCACGACGACGACAGCTTCGAGCTGTTTCTCTCCCGAGAAACGACCGAGCGCACCTATCTGGGAACGATTGAGGCGGGCGACAACGTCAATCTCGAACGTGCGCTGTCGGCGAACGGACGATTCGACGGTCACGTCATGCAGGGACACGTTGATGCGACCGCAGAGGTGGCACGGATCGAGCGGATCGGTGATGACTGGACGTTCGAATTCTCGCTCCCTGGCGATCTTGATCAGTACGTCGTTGAGAAAGGATCGATCGCCGTTGATGGTATCTCGCTCACCGTCACAGACAATCAGGATGAGGATCGAACTGCAACGGAAACTGGATCACAAACGTTTTCGACCGCGATCATCCCCACGACGTACGAACTGACGAATCTCTCCGAGAAGCAGGTTGGTGATCCCGTCCACCTCGAAGTTGATATTCTTGCGAAGTACGTCGAAGGGATGCTTTCGGACCACGAGACAGCGCGTGATCGGCTCAATCCCGCCAATCCCGGTCCAACACCATAA
- a CDS encoding DUF402 domain-containing protein, with the protein MTTVRIRGIYATALTRLLSSEHEIVQGSEPIRARFEASFPDTPAAVTIASSDDRQGVRVSGEETENVDTIVDTLRRTGIDTLAWPDPTPSEAIFDGRVKETHANGAVVDLGENKSTDETGGKSEGYLSYANTEYVEEDDNVRVQVEEAVPPWEDDRPVLRTKVSVSNGFARLMRGGERETSSIDFVDLLPNEPRDGWAIRWRDRATDVGFDVLEAAMADLNDRAERIDSAHNSDISAPDRLTAPRTAWVWFGRESRFALDEQRRSVTATMSGHHRIKAGTETASAAVDFAEAICESPRSDTESFPFDVTARRFGPQKGDRITISHGKPDGRCITLGRGEVTDYDPAGTITLERQMSPGGSYDALGVERQAGDVAITKLKEGRWWYPTVYRGSDGERRGTYVNVCTPVELFPHTARYVDLHVDVVKHADGTVERVDDAELNVALERGEVTDSLAEKARSVATAIERAL; encoded by the coding sequence ATGACGACCGTCCGAATCCGGGGAATTTACGCGACTGCGCTGACGCGACTCCTCTCCTCGGAGCACGAGATCGTTCAAGGTTCAGAACCGATCCGTGCCCGCTTTGAAGCATCGTTTCCCGATACACCAGCCGCGGTCACGATCGCATCGAGCGACGACCGACAGGGCGTGCGCGTTAGCGGTGAAGAGACCGAGAACGTCGATACCATCGTCGATACCCTTCGACGTACCGGTATCGATACGCTTGCGTGGCCGGATCCGACACCCTCTGAGGCAATTTTCGACGGCCGTGTGAAAGAGACTCACGCCAACGGAGCTGTGGTCGATCTCGGAGAGAACAAGAGCACAGACGAAACCGGAGGCAAAAGCGAGGGGTATCTCTCCTACGCGAACACCGAATACGTCGAGGAGGACGATAACGTCCGGGTTCAGGTGGAAGAAGCGGTTCCACCGTGGGAGGACGACCGTCCGGTTCTTCGAACGAAAGTGTCGGTTTCGAACGGCTTCGCGCGATTGATGCGTGGCGGTGAGAGAGAAACCTCGTCGATCGATTTTGTTGATCTCCTTCCGAACGAACCACGAGACGGGTGGGCCATTCGGTGGCGTGACCGAGCCACCGATGTCGGATTCGACGTTCTCGAAGCAGCGATGGCAGATCTCAACGATCGCGCCGAGCGGATCGATAGCGCACACAACAGCGATATTAGTGCTCCGGATCGGCTCACAGCTCCCCGGACAGCGTGGGTTTGGTTCGGCAGGGAGTCGCGCTTTGCCCTCGACGAACAGCGACGGTCGGTGACAGCGACAATGTCTGGTCACCACCGCATCAAAGCCGGAACCGAGACCGCGAGCGCGGCCGTTGACTTCGCCGAAGCGATCTGTGAATCACCACGCAGTGATACAGAATCGTTCCCGTTCGACGTGACAGCGCGACGATTCGGTCCGCAGAAAGGAGACCGCATTACGATCAGCCACGGCAAACCAGACGGAAGATGCATTACTCTCGGCCGGGGCGAAGTGACCGACTACGACCCGGCGGGGACGATCACGCTCGAACGGCAGATGTCTCCTGGCGGATCGTACGATGCGCTCGGTGTCGAACGGCAGGCAGGCGATGTCGCTATCACGAAACTGAAAGAGGGACGCTGGTGGTATCCAACCGTCTACCGTGGATCTGATGGCGAGCGCAGAGGAACGTACGTCAACGTCTGTACCCCTGTCGAACTCTTCCCACATACGGCTCGGTACGTCGATCTCCACGTCGATGTGGTAAAGCACGCAGACGGAACCGTCGAGCGCGTCGACGATGCCGAACTCAATGTGGCACTCGAACGAGGCGAGGTGACCGACTCCCTCGCAGAGAAAGCACGAAGTGTAGCGACGGCTATCGAACGAGCGCTGTGA
- a CDS encoding PrsW family intramembrane metalloprotease — translation MTRRDPVETRANQSRDLYDVATWEPRTALDRLATRLYSLGLVGIRWGTVFAALIITILILIGAFTELRTESVPTVGILTLLSAIPALALVAYVYVTDVTTSEPIDLIAATFVLSVLFASFASVVNTSFSIVQSIPFGFIFFFYLVVGPVEEGVKLLAVRLYAYRKPSFNAVIDGAIYGAVAGLGFATIENAIYIIRGLSLIGAPSGAIVLQDIVAGTDITATRALAGPGHVIYSAFAGYYLGLAKFNPGRSGPIIVKGLLIAAFIHASYNTLVALVVGAVNAVFPSVPVIVLFFGFVLIYQGFFGYLLFRKLDQYRRTYREICGDTDDDEHSIAVERTEFDG, via the coding sequence ATGACGAGACGTGATCCGGTTGAAACTCGGGCCAACCAATCACGCGACCTGTACGACGTGGCGACGTGGGAGCCTCGGACGGCACTCGATCGGTTGGCAACGAGACTCTACAGCTTGGGGCTCGTAGGCATACGGTGGGGGACCGTTTTTGCAGCGCTCATCATCACAATACTCATTCTCATCGGGGCGTTCACGGAACTCCGAACGGAATCCGTTCCTACCGTTGGTATACTGACGTTGCTTTCTGCGATACCAGCGTTAGCGCTTGTGGCGTACGTCTACGTCACAGACGTTACGACATCCGAACCGATCGATCTCATTGCAGCGACGTTCGTTCTCAGTGTGTTGTTTGCGAGTTTCGCATCCGTCGTTAACACCAGCTTCTCGATCGTTCAGTCCATTCCGTTCGGCTTTATTTTCTTTTTTTACTTGGTCGTAGGGCCGGTTGAGGAGGGAGTAAAGCTCCTCGCTGTGCGTCTCTATGCCTACCGAAAGCCGAGTTTCAACGCCGTCATCGATGGAGCAATATACGGTGCTGTGGCTGGGCTCGGGTTCGCAACCATTGAGAACGCCATCTACATCATCCGTGGACTGAGCCTCATCGGAGCGCCGTCTGGGGCGATCGTGCTGCAAGATATTGTAGCTGGGACCGACATCACTGCGACCCGGGCGCTTGCTGGGCCGGGCCACGTCATCTACTCCGCTTTCGCGGGGTATTATCTCGGATTAGCGAAATTTAACCCCGGCCGGTCCGGTCCCATCATCGTCAAGGGACTCCTCATTGCGGCGTTCATCCATGCCAGCTACAACACGCTGGTCGCACTCGTCGTCGGTGCTGTCAACGCCGTGTTCCCGTCGGTGCCAGTCATCGTGCTCTTTTTCGGATTTGTGCTCATCTATCAGGGATTTTTCGGCTACCTCCTCTTCCGGAAGCTCGATCAGTATCGGCGGACATACCGAGAAATTTGCGGAGACACGGACGACGACGAACACTCGATTGCTGTCGAGCGAACGGAGTTCGATGGATAA